GGTGTAGATCACCTCGCGCTGCTTGTTCATAACATCATCATAGTCGATGAGGTGCTTCCGGATCTCGAAGTTGTGGGCCTCGACCTTTTTCTGGGCGTTTTCGATCGCCTTCGAGATCATGCCGTGGGTAATGGCCTCACCCTCCTCGATCTTGAGAAGATCCATGATCTTGGACACCCGCTCCGAGCCAAAGATCCTCAGCAGGTCGTCTTCCAGCGACAGATAGAACTTTGATGAACCAGGGTCACCCTGGCGACCGGAGCGACCACGGAGCTGATTGTCGATGCGGCGCGATTCGTGCCGTTCTGTGCCGAGGATATGCAGACCGCCAAGGGCAACCACTTCATCATGTTCCGCCTTGCAGACCTCGATGGCCTTCTGCAGCATCAGCTCGTACTGCTCTTCGGTGGCATCCGGGTTTTCCCGACGCCAGTTCTTGGCAAGACCGTCGGGATACCCGCCGAGAACGATATCGGTACCACGGCCGGCCATGTTGGTAGCAATGGTTACCATACCTTTACGACCGGCCTGAGCTACAATTTCTGCCTCGCGCTCATGTTGCTTGGCATTGAGCACATTGTGCGGGATCCCTTGCTTCTTGAGCAGTTCGGAAAGGACCTCTGACTTCTCGATGGAGATGGTTCCCACCAGGACCGGTTGCCCCTTGGCATGCAGTTCCTTGATCTCTTCAATCACTGCCATGAACTTCTCGCGCTCGGTCTTGTAGACCACATCCGGAAAGTCGGGGCGGAGCAGCGGCCTGTTGGTCGGTATGACAGTTACATCCAGCTTATAAATCTTGTGAAACTCTTCGGCCTCGGTATCGGCAGTGCCGGTCATACCGGAGAGTTTCTCATACATCCGGAAAAAGTTCTGGAAGGTGATAGTGGCCAGGGTCTGGTTCTCGTTTTCGATCTTGACCCCTTCTTTGGCCTCGATCGCCTGGTGCAGACCGTCAGACCAGCGGCGGCCCGGCATCAGCCGACCGGTGAACTCGTCAACGATCATGACCTCGCCGTCCTTGACCACATAATCCACATCTCTCTTGAACAGGGCGTGGGCGCGGAGCGACTGGTTGACATGGTGCAGGATTTCAATATTGCGGGGATCGTACAGGTTGTCGATCTTCATCAGCTTTTCAACCTTCAGCACCCCTTCTTCGGTGAGTGAGGCGGATTTGGCCTTCTCGTCAACGGTATAATCACCGGTGTAGGTCTTCCGCTTGCCGGAAAGGGTGTTTGCCTCGACCTCCTTGATTTCCCCCTTTTTAAGTTGGGGAATGACTCGGTCGATCAGGTAGTACTTGTCGGTAGAATCTTCAGTGGGACCGGAAATGATCAGCGGGGTCCGCGCCTCGTCGATCAGGATCGAGTCAACCTCGTCGACAATGGCATAATAGAACGGCCGCTGTACGTAATCGTCCAGGTCGAACTTCATGTTGTCGCGCAGGTAGTCAAAGCCGAATTCGTTGTTGGTACCATAGGTAATGTCGGCAGCGTACGACTCGCGGCGCTCTTCGTCGTCAAGGCCATGGACGATAATGCCGACGGAAAGCCCGAGGAAGCGATAGATCCGCCCCATCCATTCGGAGTCACGCTTTGCCAGGTAGTCGTTGACCGTTACTACGTGCACGCCCCGCCCGGTCAGACCGTTCAGGTATGCCGGGAGTGTTGCCACCAGGGTCTTACCTTCGCCGGTCTTCATCTCGGCAATCCGTCCCTGGTTGAGCACCATGCCGCCGATGAGCTGAACATCAAAGTGGCGCATGCCGAGCACCCGTTTGCCCGCCTCGCGACAGACCGCAAAAGCTTCCGGGAGGATCGAATCAAGCGTTTCACCGCGCCCCAGGCGCTCCCTGAACTCAACGGTCTTGTGCTTCAGCTGCTCGTCGGAGAGGCTCGCAATCTGTGGCTCCAATGAGTTGATCTTCTCGACAACAGGCCACATCCGCTTCAGTTCACGATCGTTTTTGCTCCCGACAAACTTCTTTATGAGTGCACCGAACATCGACAGGCTCTCCCTGATTATTCAAATTTGGAAACAGGTATAAGTACCATAAAGGGCAATTCAGCTCAATAAGAAAAGGCCCCCGAATCGAGGGCCTTTGCTGTACTGCATATCTACTGGCGCTAACAGCCGCTATTTTTTGCCAGCTGCCGGCAGGTCATGAACATCCAGGTGACAGTCGAGGCATTTCGGGAACCGCGACAGGAATGCCTTGTTGTGCGGCGCAGCGTGGCACTCGGTACACTTGGGCACATACTTGTGCTTGGTGTGATGGCAGGTGGCGCAGTTGACCTTGGCATGCTTGCTCGGGGTCTTCTGCCACTTTTCATAAACCTTCTTGTGGCACGAACCGCAGGTCACTGCCGGTGAATCCTTGGGATAGGTGATCAGTTTCGGGTTATGAACCGGGTGGCACTTGAGGCAGGTCGAGAACTCCTGGCCAGCGTGGTGCGGTTTGTGGCACATGGAACAGGCCGGGATGTAGCCGTGCGAGGTGTGGCACTTGCTGCAGGCAACCTTGCTATGCTTGCTCAGGTTCTTGGTCAGCTGCTCCTGCGGTCCGGTATGGCACTGACCGCAAGCGCCGGCAAGGCGGGCATTGGCAACCATCTTCTTGGGAGTATGGGGATTGGAATGGCAGTTGGCGCAATCGGTGATCTTCGCTCCGTGCGGCTCGTTGTGGCAGGTGGCGCACTTGGGCATCAGGCTGTCATAATTGGCCTTCTTCGGGTTATAGGCATGGAACACGGCATGGCACTGCTGGCAGTCAAAGGTGTGCTTGGCGCCGTCCTGCTTGATATCCTTGAAATAGCCGGGATGGCACTGGCCGCACTGGCTGACGGTAAGCGGCTGCAGGTCGGCCTTGTACAGCTCGGGGGCCTTGGGGATCTTGACCTTCAGTTTACCTTCGCCTGACGCGGCAACAGCCGTCGTGGCAAAGGCGCAGACCAGCGCCATGACCAACAGAATGAGATTTTTGCGTAACCCTTTCATCGCCTTCCTCCTTGAACAAATAATAAGCCGGAATAACAAACGGCAACATAAGCAGCTGTATACGGAGGTCATTACTAATCACAAATGAGAGAAATAATCAATCCAATTCTTGACCGCTTACGCCAAAAGTCTCACCGGGGTTGACAGTCGTACTTTGAGCGAGTATGAGGATGTAATGGATCAGGCAAGCAAAAAGCAGCACGACCTCCTGACCGAGCCGATACCGAAGCTGCTGATTCGGCTTGCCTTTCCAGTGGGGGTCGGATTCTTCTTCAACACCATGTTCAACGTGGTGGACACCTTTTATGCCGGTCTCATCTCCACCCAGGCCCAGGCCGCCATTTCCCTGTCGTTCCCGCTGTTTTTCCTGATGATTGCCGTGGGGAGCGGCATCTCCACGGCCTCAACCTCGCTGGTCGGCCACGCGCTGGGAGCCGGCAACAGGGAAGAAGCCGAGTTGTACGCGGCCCAGACCTTCGCCTTCGCTCTTCTGCACGGCATCCTCTTGTCAATAGTCGGTCTCGCCACGGCGCCGAAGATTGTCGCCATGCTCGGCGCAAAAGGGGAGTATCTCGAATTCGCCCTTTCCTACATCGGCGCGATCTACAGCGGGGCCGCCTTCTTTATCCTCAATCAGGCCCAGAACGGCATCCTCAGCTCCTCCGGCGACACCAAAAGCTTCCGTAACTTCCTGATCACGGCCTTTCTGCTCAACCTGATCTACGACCCCTGGTTCATCTACGGCGGCCTCGGCCTCCCACCGCTCGGCATCTCCGGCATTGCCTGGGCCACGGTCTGCATCCAGGCAGTCGGCAGCCTCTACCTGTTTCGCAAGGTCCACGCAACCGGCCTGATCTCATGGCGCACCAGGCGCCTTGCTCTCCCCTCTTTCATAGCGTTCCGCCACCTGGCAGCCCTCGGTTTCCCGGCAAGCCTGACCATGCTGACCGTGGCCATCGGCGTGTTCGTTATTACCTGGTTTGTCGGCAGGTACGGTTCCGAAGCTGTTGCGGCATACGGCATCGCCACCCGGATCGAGCAGGTGCTGCTCCTGCCGGTCATGGGGTTAAATGTGGCCACCCTGGCCCTGATCTCCCAGAACAGCGGGGCGCTCCGCTTCGACCGGGTAAAGGAAACCGTGAAATGCGCCCTGAGCCGCGGGCTGATGCTAGTATCTCTAGGTTCGGCTGCGGTTTTTGCCGGGGCCGGAGCCTTGATGGCCCTTTTTTCCAAAGACCCAATGGTGACCGGTACCGGCGCCGTTTATCTGAGGTTTGCCGCCTTTGTCTTCCCGGCCTATGTGGTGCTCTACATCAATTCCTTTGCCCTGCAGGGAATCAGAAGGCCCCAGATCTCGCTGGCACTAGGCGTTTATCGGCAGTTCATCGCGCCGCTGCCGATCTTCTGGCTGCTCTCGAATCATCTGGGGTGGGGGTTGAAAGGGGTCTGGAGTGGGATAGTCCTGATAAACTGGTCGGCAGCGTTGATCTCGCTGGTGGTGATCCGCAAGGTATTCAAAGGTCTGGGAAAGGTTTAGGGATCAGCGCAGCCCCAGGCGGCTGAAAACCACCCCGGCATACCTATTGAGCAGATGGTCACGATGCAGGAATGAGAAAACCGGCGGTTTGCGGGAACCGACCTCCTCAAGCAGGGCGCTGAGTTCTTCATTGACCCCGCAAGCGGCACCCTGGCGCAACGCTTCCAGAGCGCCATCCTTGTCCCGGCAAAGCAGGCAGATTTTTGCCAGGTTCAGGAAGTGGAGCGGATTCCCCGGATCTTCATCCAGCGCCTCGCGACAGAGGATCTTCCCCCGTGCCGTCTGCCCCCGCTCCTTGGCGATGCAGTAGCCGAGATAGGACATGCACTCCGGAGTCCCCCCGCCGGCATTCACCGCCTTTTCGAAATGCACCAGGGCACTCAGGGCATCCCCCTGGCCCAGCTTCAGTACACCGCGGTTAAGGTACTGTTCAATCTCCTGGGTTGCCATCACATTGCCTTGATCTGGTTGAAGGAATTGATCGACTTGGAGAAGACATCGTTGACCGTCTCCTGGTCAACACCGATCGCCTGCAGCAGCTCCGGGTCGAGACCTGATTCGGAGCCGGCCTGTACCACCTGGTCGGCAAGCTGGATCAGTGCGATCATCGGGTTGACGATGCCACCGAAGTTTCGTTTATGGTGATAGCGGATCAGGTTCTGGATCGATTCCGGATAGTTCCATTTCCTGGCAATCAGCGAACCGATCTCGGCATGCCGCGAGTTAAGCAGATCCTCCAGCAGCAACTGCTCGATCTCGAAATCCTTGGCAACACTCAGGATCACGGTTTTGCCGAGATCCAGCAGCAAGCCGCCCAGAAACGCCTCCTCTGGATCAAGCCGGCAATGACGCGCCAGGCCGCTGGCGACAAAGGCGGTCTTCAGGGCATCATCCAGGATCTGCTGCAGCTTTTCCTGGGGAATATCCTTGTTCTGCAACGAGTTGATCTGAATGCCGGTGACGATATTCATGATCTCGCGCATGCCGAGCCGGACAATGGCATAATGAATCGAGTCCACCTCTCCTGAAGCGGCATAGAGGGCAGAGTTGGCGATTTTCAGGATGCGGGAGATCAGGACCTGGTCGGTCATGATCAGCTTGGCCATGTCCTGAAAAGTGGTCTTCTCGTCCTCCATGAGCGAAATCAGCTGCATCAGCATGCCGGGGAGCACCGGGAGCTGAAAATCCTCCTGGTACAGGCGCTGGTTGATCGCCTCGACCGCCTCATCCCGCTGCCGGGAATCCCGGTTCATCTCATCGAAGATCCGCACCGCATCGAAGATAATCCGTCCGGTTTCCAGCCGTACCGGGCCGTTGGCCA
This window of the Geoanaerobacter pelophilus genome carries:
- the secA gene encoding preprotein translocase subunit SecA; its protein translation is MFGALIKKFVGSKNDRELKRMWPVVEKINSLEPQIASLSDEQLKHKTVEFRERLGRGETLDSILPEAFAVCREAGKRVLGMRHFDVQLIGGMVLNQGRIAEMKTGEGKTLVATLPAYLNGLTGRGVHVVTVNDYLAKRDSEWMGRIYRFLGLSVGIIVHGLDDEERRESYAADITYGTNNEFGFDYLRDNMKFDLDDYVQRPFYYAIVDEVDSILIDEARTPLIISGPTEDSTDKYYLIDRVIPQLKKGEIKEVEANTLSGKRKTYTGDYTVDEKAKSASLTEEGVLKVEKLMKIDNLYDPRNIEILHHVNQSLRAHALFKRDVDYVVKDGEVMIVDEFTGRLMPGRRWSDGLHQAIEAKEGVKIENENQTLATITFQNFFRMYEKLSGMTGTADTEAEEFHKIYKLDVTVIPTNRPLLRPDFPDVVYKTEREKFMAVIEEIKELHAKGQPVLVGTISIEKSEVLSELLKKQGIPHNVLNAKQHEREAEIVAQAGRKGMVTIATNMAGRGTDIVLGGYPDGLAKNWRRENPDATEEQYELMLQKAIEVCKAEHDEVVALGGLHILGTERHESRRIDNQLRGRSGRQGDPGSSKFYLSLEDDLLRIFGSERVSKIMDLLKIEEGEAITHGMISKAIENAQKKVEAHNFEIRKHLIDYDDVMNKQREVIYTQRKEILAGDDIRNIFLEMLDESVGDIVTEYAIDKVPGHEWDWESLTETLSKTFGLELELPEDTIRRLTPDNFRKLLKEEVMAIFDKKLGHFGEENMDYLIKWIMLSTIDQQWKDHLLNIDHLKEGIGLRGYGQKDPKNEYKKEAFNLFMSMIVRIRAEVVEKIFWVQLAKEEDLEEEVERLEEEHKKKRKIQYNMGEAEAAQHQPAKSDKTAGRNDQCPCGSGKKYKRCCGK
- a CDS encoding HDOD domain-containing protein; its protein translation is MAVLFNVDLNFMPIPDVLQWIDMNRLSCVVNVTLENGNDMNLCMENGKIVFVSSQKKGYRLGEYLVKCGAMSEVKVFQALTESRNSGLSFTRYLVENGLIPAAELAEHLGELVEKILIEVFISKNGSVAVTSPLPEIVANGPVRLETGRIIFDAVRIFDEMNRDSRQRDEAVEAINQRLYQEDFQLPVLPGMLMQLISLMEDEKTTFQDMAKLIMTDQVLISRILKIANSALYAASGEVDSIHYAIVRLGMREIMNIVTGIQINSLQNKDIPQEKLQQILDDALKTAFVASGLARHCRLDPEEAFLGGLLLDLGKTVILSVAKDFEIEQLLLEDLLNSRHAEIGSLIARKWNYPESIQNLIRYHHKRNFGGIVNPMIALIQLADQVVQAGSESGLDPELLQAIGVDQETVNDVFSKSINSFNQIKAM
- a CDS encoding MATE family efflux transporter; this encodes MDQASKKQHDLLTEPIPKLLIRLAFPVGVGFFFNTMFNVVDTFYAGLISTQAQAAISLSFPLFFLMIAVGSGISTASTSLVGHALGAGNREEAELYAAQTFAFALLHGILLSIVGLATAPKIVAMLGAKGEYLEFALSYIGAIYSGAAFFILNQAQNGILSSSGDTKSFRNFLITAFLLNLIYDPWFIYGGLGLPPLGISGIAWATVCIQAVGSLYLFRKVHATGLISWRTRRLALPSFIAFRHLAALGFPASLTMLTVAIGVFVITWFVGRYGSEAVAAYGIATRIEQVLLLPVMGLNVATLALISQNSGALRFDRVKETVKCALSRGLMLVSLGSAAVFAGAGALMALFSKDPMVTGTGAVYLRFAAFVFPAYVVLYINSFALQGIRRPQISLALGVYRQFIAPLPIFWLLSNHLGWGLKGVWSGIVLINWSAALISLVVIRKVFKGLGKV
- a CDS encoding cytochrome C, producing MKGLRKNLILLVMALVCAFATTAVAASGEGKLKVKIPKAPELYKADLQPLTVSQCGQCHPGYFKDIKQDGAKHTFDCQQCHAVFHAYNPKKANYDSLMPKCATCHNEPHGAKITDCANCHSNPHTPKKMVANARLAGACGQCHTGPQEQLTKNLSKHSKVACSKCHTSHGYIPACSMCHKPHHAGQEFSTCLKCHPVHNPKLITYPKDSPAVTCGSCHKKVYEKWQKTPSKHAKVNCATCHHTKHKYVPKCTECHAAPHNKAFLSRFPKCLDCHLDVHDLPAAGKK